In Polyangiaceae bacterium, a single genomic region encodes these proteins:
- a CDS encoding rhomboid family intramembrane serine protease yields the protein MLPIRDRLPTRRPPIVNWLLIAINIGAFVWMQALISVAGARGAEARAHELVSHWGLVPAFIMRDPVAALPSVLTSMFTHDPSGFAHIGGNMLYLWIFGDNVEDALGHFKYALFYLLCGAFAALAQIIVDPSSTIPMVGASGAISGVLAAYGSRYPRSPITVINPFLPLWFIFGFFLELPAWFLILQYFVVNLISGIASVGSQGGGVAFFAHLGGFVAGAILIRFLFQEPPRTYEHWSHFRTQRSQARRDAARRGRGDPWSW from the coding sequence ATGCTCCCGATCCGCGATCGCTTGCCCACTCGACGTCCGCCCATCGTCAACTGGCTGCTCATCGCCATCAACATCGGCGCCTTCGTCTGGATGCAGGCCCTGATCTCGGTCGCGGGCGCTCGCGGCGCCGAAGCTCGCGCGCACGAGCTCGTCTCGCACTGGGGACTCGTTCCCGCCTTCATCATGCGTGATCCCGTCGCAGCGCTGCCGAGCGTCCTGACGAGCATGTTCACGCATGATCCATCGGGTTTCGCCCATATCGGCGGAAACATGCTTTATCTGTGGATCTTCGGCGACAACGTCGAAGACGCATTGGGGCACTTCAAGTACGCTCTGTTCTACCTGCTTTGCGGCGCATTCGCGGCGCTCGCACAAATCATCGTCGACCCGAGCTCCACGATTCCCATGGTCGGCGCATCGGGCGCAATCTCTGGAGTTCTTGCAGCGTACGGATCGCGCTACCCACGTTCGCCCATCACCGTCATCAATCCATTCTTGCCACTTTGGTTCATCTTTGGGTTTTTCCTGGAACTGCCAGCGTGGTTTCTCATCCTCCAGTATTTCGTCGTCAACCTCATCAGCGGCATCGCGTCGGTCGGTTCACAAGGTGGAGGCGTTGCTTTTTTCGCGCACCTTGGGGGCTTCGTTGCGGGCGCGATTCTCATTCGCTTTCTTTTCCAAGAACCGCCCCGAACCTACGAACACTGGTCACATTTTCGCACGCAGCGGTCCCAAGCGCGTAGGGATGCAGCGCGTCGAGGGCGCGGAGATCCCTGGTCTTGGTGA
- a CDS encoding ABC transporter permease: MTTSVAPEPERPSGERPRHLPLPPPPPPMWMQFIRRTGNFLVHMGQIGRMFYEAIIAMFRRPFEFESTVYQLEQLGVRSLGIAVATAVFTGMVMSVQFAFSLQQFGGMEYTGRVIGLSFSRELAPTLTAVIVGGRIGSGIAAEVGSMAVTEQIDAIRALGADPVKKLVVPRLLAGTILMPVLGALALVLGFSGAMFIADLQFGIPSGFFLRTALGSIRFRDFAMGIMKCPFFGAITAIVGCHFGLITRGGTEGVGQSTTRAVVAVTISILISDFVLTKLGIVIFG, encoded by the coding sequence ATGACGACTAGCGTTGCTCCCGAGCCTGAGCGACCGAGCGGCGAGCGCCCGCGGCACTTGCCTTTGCCTCCGCCACCGCCTCCGATGTGGATGCAGTTCATTCGGCGCACGGGCAATTTCCTCGTTCACATGGGCCAGATCGGTCGCATGTTCTACGAAGCGATCATCGCGATGTTTCGCAGACCGTTCGAGTTCGAATCAACGGTCTACCAACTCGAGCAGCTCGGCGTGCGATCGCTTGGCATCGCGGTGGCGACGGCGGTGTTCACGGGCATGGTCATGTCCGTGCAATTTGCCTTTAGTTTGCAGCAGTTCGGCGGCATGGAGTACACGGGGCGCGTCATCGGTTTGTCCTTCTCGCGCGAGCTTGCGCCGACGCTCACGGCGGTGATCGTTGGAGGTCGAATCGGTTCGGGCATCGCGGCGGAAGTTGGTTCGATGGCGGTGACCGAGCAGATCGATGCGATCCGCGCGCTTGGTGCGGACCCTGTGAAGAAGCTCGTCGTGCCGCGGCTTTTGGCGGGCACGATCCTCATGCCGGTGCTCGGTGCGCTCGCGCTCGTGCTGGGTTTTTCCGGGGCGATGTTCATCGCCGACTTGCAGTTCGGCATCCCGTCGGGGTTTTTCCTGCGCACGGCGCTTGGGTCCATTCGTTTTCGCGACTTCGCCATGGGCATCATGAAGTGCCCGTTCTTCGGCGCGATCACCGCCATCGTCGGTTGTCACTTTGGACTCATCACGCGCGGAGGCACCGAAGGCGTGGGTCAGTCGACCACGCGCGCGGTCGTGGCCGTGACGATCTCGATCCTGATCTCCGACTTCGTCTTGACGAAGCTCGGCATCGTCATTTTTGGTTGA
- a CDS encoding cysteine--tRNA ligase, with translation MALRLYDTMTGKLVPLVPKRPGQVRVYCCGPTTYDISHVGHARAALAPDILVRHLRGQGIDVVYTRNITDVDDKILARAKENNEAPMALSARMAEAYREDIEALGCKPPDHTPRVSDHIAEIIQIIEVLIDKGAAYAVDMPGGVKDVYYAVRTFREYGKLSHRNLDDLVSGARVEVSEIKRDPLDFALWKGAAADAWGWESPWGRGRPGWHIECSAMAEKYLGFGFDVHCGGMDLVFPHHENEIAQSEAAHPGEGSFANIWIHNGFVNVDKEKMAKSLGNFVTIRDVYDRNDPEALRYFLLTVHYRGPIQFETEKLEDGRVVFPGVLEAERRMDYLYQTIGRLVTLAELSGGVDESGPAQTTRMPKEMAPLMELASTARSRVDAALDDDLNTPVALAVIGEVARAGNEVVDLAQKRRKDPEVAKSAPLVARMLARALWSCVEPLGIMQTPLEEYRARTRTRRLSLLGKTAEDIDARIEERNQARQAKDFARSDAVRKELEALGIEVADGPTGTTWRIGA, from the coding sequence ATCGCCCTGCGCCTATACGACACGATGACCGGAAAACTCGTGCCGCTGGTCCCCAAACGGCCCGGCCAGGTGCGCGTGTATTGTTGCGGTCCGACGACCTACGACATTTCGCACGTCGGGCATGCTCGCGCGGCTCTCGCCCCGGACATCTTGGTGAGGCACTTGCGCGGCCAAGGAATCGACGTGGTGTACACGCGCAACATCACGGACGTGGACGACAAGATCTTGGCGCGTGCGAAGGAAAATAACGAAGCGCCGATGGCGCTGTCGGCGCGCATGGCCGAAGCGTACCGAGAAGACATCGAAGCGCTCGGTTGCAAGCCGCCCGATCACACGCCGCGCGTGTCCGATCACATCGCGGAGATCATTCAGATCATCGAGGTGCTCATCGACAAAGGCGCAGCGTACGCGGTCGACATGCCTGGCGGCGTGAAGGACGTGTATTACGCGGTTCGGACGTTCCGCGAATACGGCAAGCTGTCGCATCGCAACTTGGACGACTTGGTTTCGGGCGCGCGCGTCGAAGTGTCCGAAATCAAGCGTGATCCGCTGGATTTTGCGCTCTGGAAAGGCGCGGCCGCGGATGCGTGGGGTTGGGAAAGTCCGTGGGGCCGAGGGCGTCCGGGCTGGCACATCGAATGCTCGGCGATGGCCGAAAAGTATCTCGGATTTGGCTTCGATGTGCATTGCGGCGGGATGGATCTCGTGTTCCCGCACCACGAAAACGAGATTGCACAGAGTGAAGCGGCACATCCAGGTGAAGGATCATTTGCAAATATTTGGATTCACAACGGATTCGTCAACGTCGACAAAGAAAAAATGGCGAAGTCGCTGGGTAACTTCGTCACGATCCGCGACGTCTACGACCGCAACGATCCCGAAGCATTGCGATATTTCCTGCTGACGGTGCATTACCGCGGGCCCATACAGTTCGAGACGGAGAAACTGGAGGATGGTCGCGTGGTTTTTCCTGGCGTGCTCGAGGCCGAGCGGCGCATGGATTACCTGTACCAAACGATTGGTCGCCTCGTCACGCTCGCAGAGCTGTCCGGGGGCGTGGACGAATCGGGGCCGGCGCAAACGACGCGGATGCCGAAGGAAATGGCGCCGCTCATGGAGCTTGCGTCGACGGCGCGTAGTCGAGTCGATGCGGCGCTCGACGATGACCTCAACACGCCGGTCGCGCTGGCGGTGATTGGTGAAGTGGCTCGAGCGGGCAACGAAGTGGTCGACTTGGCGCAGAAACGTCGCAAGGATCCGGAAGTTGCCAAGAGCGCGCCGCTCGTTGCGCGCATGCTGGCGAGGGCGCTGTGGTCGTGCGTCGAACCGCTCGGCATCATGCAAACGCCGCTCGAAGAATACCGAGCGCGCACGCGCACGCGACGTTTGTCGCTGCTCGGCAAGACCGCCGAGGACATCGATGCGCGCATCGAAGAGCGCAACCAAGCTCGACAAGCAAAGGACTTCGCCCGCTCCGATGCCGTCCGCAAGGAGCTCGAGGCGCTCGGCATCGAAGTTGCCGACGGCCCGACCGGAACGACGTGGCGCATCGGAGCCTAG
- a CDS encoding alpha/beta fold hydrolase → MSNTTRRSHRCSFRGGVVHWEHWSPRGGREHAGKRPAILLHGLADTCRTWNHIAPVLGRDRHVYALDLPGHGDSSRYDGSYDVHWYGELIAEWIRSLDVPDFDLMGHSLGGGIAMRVLLEQPGRVHRLVLVAAGGLGLEVAMPLRLAATTGLLGAAAPALMGVGTHAGVRVLGGNFNADERRHLAEVNARPGTARTLARTLRGALDMKGQREHMMDYAHRMKDLPPIAVYWGDEDPVLPVKHAELVHEYIEGAIVRRYPNVGHYPHREAVPEMLPDLLKFLDQPQKAPRFRHRAKAPRAAEEARFSLWRRFAEAKP, encoded by the coding sequence ATGTCGAACACCACGCGTCGTAGTCATCGTTGTTCGTTTCGCGGGGGGGTTGTACATTGGGAGCATTGGTCTCCTCGAGGGGGCCGGGAGCATGCGGGCAAACGCCCGGCCATATTGCTACATGGCCTGGCTGACACATGCCGCACGTGGAACCACATTGCGCCGGTGCTCGGGCGTGATCGCCATGTGTATGCGCTCGACCTGCCCGGACACGGGGATTCGTCGCGTTACGATGGATCGTACGACGTGCATTGGTATGGCGAGCTGATTGCGGAATGGATTCGGTCGCTCGACGTGCCTGACTTCGACTTGATGGGTCATTCGCTCGGTGGTGGCATTGCGATGCGCGTGTTGCTCGAGCAGCCGGGTCGCGTGCATCGATTGGTGCTCGTGGCAGCGGGCGGCTTGGGCCTCGAAGTAGCGATGCCTTTGCGGCTGGCGGCCACGACGGGGCTGCTCGGTGCGGCCGCGCCCGCGCTGATGGGCGTGGGCACGCATGCGGGCGTGCGCGTGCTTGGAGGCAACTTCAATGCGGACGAGCGGCGGCATTTGGCGGAGGTGAATGCGCGACCGGGAACGGCGAGGACGCTTGCGCGCACGCTACGCGGGGCGCTCGATATGAAGGGCCAGCGCGAGCACATGATGGATTACGCGCATCGGATGAAAGATTTGCCTCCGATTGCGGTGTATTGGGGTGACGAGGATCCGGTTTTACCAGTAAAACACGCGGAGCTCGTGCACGAATACATCGAAGGCGCCATCGTGCGGCGTTATCCGAACGTGGGGCATTATCCGCATCGCGAAGCGGTGCCGGAAATGCTGCCGGATTTGTTGAAGTTTCTGGATCAGCCGCAAAAGGCGCCGCGTTTCCGGCACCGAGCAAAAGCGCCCCGGGCAGCCGAGGAAGCGCGGTTTTCACTGTGGCGAAGGTTTGCCGAAGCGAAACCTTAA